In the genome of Monodelphis domestica isolate mMonDom1 chromosome 2, mMonDom1.pri, whole genome shotgun sequence, one region contains:
- the LOC100023127 gene encoding olfactory receptor 2G3-like translates to MMKVMNDSTGGDFILVGFSDQPKLEKILFVVVLISYLLTLLGNTAIILVSRLDSKLHTPMYYFLTNLSLIDLCFTTSIVPQLLWNLRGPAKTITPIGCAIQLYVSLALGSTECVLLAVMAFDRYAAVCRPLHYATFMHPRLCQTLAGVAWVSGLGNTLIQGTITLQLPLCGHRRLYHFICEVPAMIKLACVDIHANEIQLFVASLVLLLLPLGLILISYALIAQQVLRIRSAQAWQKAMRTCGSHLLVVTLFYGTITAVYIQPNSSYAHRQGKFITLLYTVVTPTLNPLIYTLRNKDMKGALKRLLGKEPR, encoded by the coding sequence ATGATGAAGGTAATGAATGACAGCACAGGAGGTGACTTCATCCTGGTGGGTTTTTCAGACCAACCCAAGCTGGAGAAGATCCTCTTCGTAGTTGTTTTGATCTCCTACCTTCTGACCCTGCTAGGCAACACTGCCATCATCTTGGTATCTCGCCTGGATTCGAAACTCCATACACCAATGTATTACTTCCTCACCAATCTCTCCCTCATTGATCTCTGCTTTACCACAAGTATTGTTCCTCAGCTGCTGTGGAACCTGAGGGGACCAGCCAAGACCATCACTCCCATAGGCTGTGCCATCCAACTCTATGTCTCTCTGGCCCTGGGCTCTACTGAATGTGTTCTTCTGGCCGTCATGGCATTTGATCGGTATGCTGCTGTATGTAGACCACTCCACTATGCTACTTTCATGCACCCAAGACTATGTCAGACCCTTGCAGGAGTTGCATGGGTGAGTGGTTTGGGCAACACATTAATTCAGGGCACCATCACTCTTCAGTtgcctctctgtgggcacagaAGGCTTtatcattttatatgtgaagtTCCTGCCATGATCAAGTTGGCATGTGTAGACATTCATGCCAATGAAATACAGCTTTTTGTAGCTTCCTTGGTTTTGCTCCTCCTGCCTTTGGGGCTGATTTTAATTTCCTATGCACTCATTGCTCAGCAAGTGCTAAGAATCAGGTCAGCCCAAGCTTGGCAAAAGGCCATGAGAACCTGTGGATCACATCTTTTGGTGGTGACCCTTTTCTATGGCACCATCACAGCTGTCTATATCCAACCTAATAGTTCCTATGCTCATAGGCAAGGCAAGTTCATTACACTTTTGTATACTGTGGTGACTCCCACCCTCAACCCCCTCATTTATACTCTGAGGAACAAAGATATGAAGGGTGCACTTAAAAGGCTTCTAGGAAAGGAGCCAAGGTAA